From the genome of Malus sylvestris chromosome 6, drMalSylv7.2, whole genome shotgun sequence, one region includes:
- the LOC126625908 gene encoding uncharacterized protein LOC126625908, whose protein sequence is MLEFGSPSDGGSLNTNSRFELATLESSGPLLESCTKNSRLGDPRNCQALANIGSSSLMSVGEGVLCDAIPIFHFEFTADNLVQNLLDSEKQLEALRQSCSIPRSVGMRLVHHEELSSEPPKGHVMFYTQILLTLRVKLPLHPWLQQMLSFIGYVLGQLYPRFWDTLIRFYIIWMECGLGEPSFHQWRYCYKMRPVKACTRYAECACWSERERIVFGKKKAYCTWKNLWCFLYNDWEYVKGVTPERRVPTHFQTVVTRGTIKLSGRELADIEKVLRVPKEDRHLGKLRPLFRKYGFQPLVSECQRRAMEKVGKKWETNAKKGKVPMLVPVDDILFHKGARKHRVRPTPKLKSQEEVIKIATSKKAEAKAIGCAATIAAREEK, encoded by the exons TAGAGTTTGGAAGTCCTAGTGATGGGGGCTCCCTTAACACTAACTCTAGGTTTGAGCTTGCAACGTTGGAGTCTTCAGGACCTTTGTTGGAGTCttgtacaaaaaattcaagattGGGTGATCCTCGCAATTGCCAAGccttagccaatattggttcttcctccttaatgtcagtgggtgagggggttctttgtgacgccatacccatatttcactttgagttcacagcagacaatttagtgcaaaacttgttagatagcgaaaagcagcttgaggccctaaggcagtcatgtagtATCCCCCGTAGTGTAGGAATGCGTTTGGTGCATCATGAAGAATTGTCCTCTGAACCACCCAaaggtcatgttatgttctataccCAGATATTATTGACTTTAAGGGTGAAGTTGCCTTTGCACCCGTGGTTGCAACAAATGCTATCTTTCATTGGATATGTGCTTGGGCAACTCTACCCTCGTTTTTGGGATACCTTGATcaggttttatattatttggatggaatgtggGTTAGGTGAGCCTTCCTTTCATCAATGGCGCTACTGCTATAAAATGCGCCCGGTGAAAGCATGCACTAGgtatgccgagtgtgcatgttggagtgagagagagcgtattgtctttggtaagaaaaaggcgtactgcacttggaaaaacctttggtgctttctttataatgattgggagtatgttaaaggtgtcacgcctgagcgacgtgttcctactcacttccagactgtag TGACGCGAGGGACCATCAAGCTGTCTGGACGGGAGCTAgctgacatagagaaggtgttgagggtgcccaaagaggatagacatttgggcaagctacgacccttatttcgaaAGTACGGTTTCCAGCCCCTAGTGTCAGAGTGCCAAAGACGAGCAA TGGAGAAAGTGGGAAAGAAATGGGAGACTAATGCCAAGAAAGGGAAAGTACCCATGTTAGTTCCCGTAGACGACATTTTGTTTCACAAGGGAGCTCGTAAGCACCGGGTGAGGCCAACCCCTAAACTTAAGTCACAAGAGGAGGTCATCAAGATTGCTACCTCAAAAAAGGCTGAAGCTAAGGCTATCGGGTGTGCTGCTACCATAGCTGCAAGGGAGGAGAAATGA